One stretch of Tepiditoga spiralis DNA includes these proteins:
- the ribF gene encoding riboflavin biosynthesis protein RibF: MYALTIGTFDGIHRGHKYILKKTLQIAKENNLKPLAIMLKYPIGKYLNGFDGLILPSWERKRLIEEMGFEVKIIEMKDVWHINHEDYLNHLIDIGTKYIVCGEDFKFGKGAMGDVSYLLTSGVKKGLIVEVLHDLKEMGNRVSSTLIRKNLKKGNIKESNKLLEKNWTVEGTVYEDRHVGFSLGFPTANINIREKEDIIFPKYGVYLTKGYIDGYSRILWGLTSVGIRPTYFEEIKIPKTETYFLDFFGDLYGKHIKLEFIDFLRTEEKFNDQIELIRKISKDEDNARALIESLTKN; encoded by the coding sequence TTGTATGCATTAACAATAGGTACTTTTGATGGAATTCATAGAGGTCACAAATATATATTAAAAAAAACACTTCAAATAGCTAAAGAAAACAATTTAAAACCACTTGCAATAATGTTAAAATATCCAATTGGCAAGTATTTAAATGGATTTGATGGTTTAATTTTACCAAGCTGGGAAAGAAAAAGATTAATTGAAGAAATGGGATTCGAAGTAAAAATTATTGAAATGAAAGATGTTTGGCATATAAACCACGAAGATTATTTAAATCATTTAATAGATATTGGAACTAAATACATTGTGTGTGGTGAAGATTTTAAATTTGGAAAAGGCGCCATGGGAGATGTTTCTTATCTTTTAACCAGTGGTGTAAAAAAAGGACTTATCGTTGAAGTATTACACGATTTAAAAGAAATGGGAAATAGAGTTAGCTCAACATTAATTAGAAAAAACTTAAAAAAAGGAAACATAAAAGAATCTAATAAACTTTTAGAAAAAAATTGGACCGTTGAAGGTACAGTTTATGAAGATAGACATGTTGGATTTTCATTAGGTTTTCCAACGGCAAATATAAATATAAGAGAAAAAGAAGATATAATCTTTCCAAAGTATGGAGTATATCTTACAAAAGGATACATTGATGGATATTCAAGAATTTTATGGGGATTAACAAGTGTTGGAATAAGACCAACATACTTTGAAGAAATTAAAATACCAAAAACAGAAACCTATTTTTTAGACTTTTTTGGCGATCTATATGGAAAACATATAAAACTTGAATTCATCGATTTTTTAAGAACAGAAGAGAAATTCAATGATCAAATAGAGTTAATTCGAAAAATATCAAAAGACGAAGACAATGCAAGAGCTTTAATAGAGTCATTAACCAAAAATTAA
- the gpmA gene encoding 2,3-diphosphoglycerate-dependent phosphoglycerate mutase: protein MYKLVLIRHGESQWNKENKFTGWTDVDLSEKGVEEAKEGGKVLKEEGFKFDIAYTSVLKRAIKTLNNVLEEMDLLWIPVYKSWRLNERHYGALQGLNKAETAKKHGEEQVKIWRRSYDIRPPVLELNDERHPALDPKYSALDTKMLPGAECLKDTVERFLPFWNDTIAPSIKEGKKVIIAAHGNSLRALVKYLDNMSDEEIISLNIPTGTPLVYELDENLNPIKKYYLGDQEKIKKAMESVANQGKAK from the coding sequence GTGTATAAATTAGTTTTAATAAGACACGGAGAAAGTCAGTGGAACAAAGAAAATAAATTTACCGGGTGGACAGATGTTGATCTTTCAGAAAAGGGTGTAGAAGAAGCAAAAGAAGGTGGAAAAGTATTAAAAGAAGAAGGTTTTAAATTTGATATTGCTTATACTTCTGTATTGAAAAGAGCTATAAAAACATTAAATAATGTTCTTGAAGAAATGGATTTATTGTGGATTCCTGTATATAAATCATGGAGATTAAATGAAAGACATTATGGTGCTCTTCAAGGTTTAAATAAAGCAGAAACGGCTAAAAAGCATGGAGAAGAACAAGTTAAAATTTGGAGAAGAAGTTATGATATAAGACCTCCTGTTTTAGAATTAAATGATGAAAGACATCCAGCATTAGATCCAAAGTATTCAGCCTTGGACACAAAAATGCTTCCAGGTGCAGAATGTTTAAAGGATACAGTTGAAAGGTTTTTACCATTTTGGAATGATACAATAGCTCCAAGTATAAAAGAAGGAAAAAAGGTAATAATTGCTGCACACGGAAATTCTTTAAGAGCTTTAGTAAAGTATCTTGATAATATGTCTGATGAAGAAATAATTAGTTTAAATATTCCTACAGGAACACCTCTTGTTTATGAATTAGATGAAAACTTGAATCCTATAAAAAAATATTATTTAGGTGATCAAGAAAAAATAAAGAAGGCTATGGAATCAGTAGCAAATCAAGGAAAAGCAAAGTAA
- the rbfA gene encoding 30S ribosome-binding factor RbfA, with product MSQFRRNMLESQILKLFTQTLSKIRNNEIQGKLISFTSVKLSRDKSFVDISVSALNEDVDEIVKVLNKLKGLFRKDMSQKIKMYKVPEVRFFKDKGLEDSIKIQKLLNEIKVEGDTEE from the coding sequence ATGTCTCAATTTAGGAGAAACATGTTAGAATCACAAATTTTAAAATTATTCACACAAACTTTATCAAAAATAAGAAATAATGAAATACAAGGAAAGTTAATTAGTTTTACTTCTGTAAAATTATCAAGAGATAAATCTTTTGTTGATATTTCTGTATCAGCATTAAATGAAGATGTAGATGAAATAGTAAAAGTTTTAAATAAATTAAAAGGATTATTTAGAAAAGATATGTCTCAAAAAATAAAAATGTATAAAGTTCCAGAAGTAAGATTTTTTAAGGATAAAGGATTAGAAGACAGTATTAAAATTCAAAAATTATTGAATGAAATAAAAGTTGAAGGCGATACAGAAGAATGA
- the truB gene encoding tRNA pseudouridine(55) synthase TruB codes for MKNGFLVIDKPKNVTSHDIVKEARILYNTKKVGHCGTLDPFATGVLVLAINKATKFLQFLISDNKTYRVKARLGIITDSYDITGNIIEKNEVPDLSKEFIIKTLKSFEGKSKQIPPIYCAKKINGKRLFKYARAGKTVDIPPIDINISNIKDIIVYENNEEIEFTVTVSSGTYIRTLINDIGKKIGCGATAIELRRLKSGIFSLEQSVKKMEKDSNFVPISKALNIPFIKVNNKDKVLNGIQIYKENILQFSKFEKNQYVKILDDEKNFIGVGKAERSSKFLKTLLRTPERNDRIIKLYKILK; via the coding sequence ATGAAAAATGGATTTCTTGTAATAGATAAACCAAAAAATGTTACATCACATGACATAGTAAAAGAAGCAAGAATTTTATACAACACAAAAAAAGTAGGTCATTGTGGAACTTTAGATCCCTTTGCAACTGGTGTATTAGTTTTAGCTATAAACAAAGCAACAAAGTTTTTACAATTTTTAATTTCAGATAATAAAACATATAGAGTAAAAGCACGTTTAGGAATTATTACAGACTCTTATGATATCACTGGAAATATAATTGAAAAAAACGAAGTACCAGATTTATCAAAAGAATTTATTATAAAAACTTTAAAAAGTTTTGAAGGAAAATCAAAACAAATTCCACCAATATATTGTGCAAAAAAAATAAATGGAAAAAGATTATTCAAATATGCAAGAGCTGGTAAAACAGTAGATATTCCACCAATTGATATAAATATATCTAATATAAAAGATATAATTGTTTATGAAAATAATGAAGAAATAGAATTTACAGTTACAGTTTCTTCAGGAACGTATATAAGAACTTTAATAAATGATATTGGAAAGAAAATTGGTTGTGGTGCAACAGCAATAGAATTAAGACGTTTAAAAAGTGGTATTTTTTCATTAGAACAATCAGTAAAAAAAATGGAGAAAGATTCAAACTTTGTTCCAATTAGTAAAGCTTTAAATATTCCATTTATAAAAGTAAACAATAAAGATAAAGTTTTAAATGGAATACAAATTTATAAAGAAAATATACTACAATTTTCTAAATTTGAAAAAAATCAATATGTAAAAATTTTAGATGATGAAAAAAACTTTATTGGAGTAGGAAAAGCTGAAAGATCTTCAAAATTTCTAAAAACACTTTTAAGAACCCCTGAAAGAAATGATAGAATAATAAAACTATATAAAATATTAAAATGA